In the genome of Vanessa cardui chromosome 18, ilVanCard2.1, whole genome shotgun sequence, the window atctctaATTGCAGTGTCAAAGTATATAAGTTTGTTATGGGTATAATGACCTTTATTCCATATTCTTAAGTTGCAACCTAAATAAGTCATTAATTTTAAGTCATCACTACATTATTTTCAAGACAAGAACTTCTTCTATAGTAAACAATAATAGTTTCTTTTTCTATGTTTAAAATAGGAATAAATAcatgacaattttattataattttctttgtataGTATTTTAAGAATTGACCACCAATTATaataatgcaaatatttttggtagctttttaatatagattgattTCTTTTGTTTGACCAGCCATTGTCTAAATCGATAtaggttatttttaaatgtatataatgaaattgaaatcaataaaaGGCACACTGTATCATAATCGGGTGTttgtaaattaatgaaataatgtttggtacaaataaattatttggtgCTATGTTATatggtttgttttatttttgtgtaaaaagtccctagtctttttattttaactccCATTAACTGTTAtttgtaacaacaacaaaatcatTGCATGTCATGGTATGGGGGTACCaacaaataataagtttaaaatgtgCTCAAGATTATTATGTAGGTACTGGTTagtggttgtcatgtgttaggcaagaaaagtagcgtatgtccttggagttcaagtttggttcataacaaatttcatcaaatttagttcaTTGGTTTAGATATGAACGAAATACAGATTAACAAAGTTACTGTCGcttttataatagtatagattctCAATTAGGAATCCTTGTAAACAAGAATGTATACAAGGTTGCATTTATACtaatttaaccaaaaaaataGTATCCATATGCTGTGTTATAATATTCGAGTAATTTATTTGTGAGCTGCTGTCATTTCTTTGTAAATTGCTCTTTTAAATTGTAGTTTGCGaggtacatataaataatcagatATAGGGTAGAGGTTGTTGTTGTGTCTGAGCTACTGTTTAAGACAATGggataaaaatgttttcgtatgctcaaaaatttttataaattttaatttaattaaactgtatgtttaaagttaaagtttaaataaaaaaaacaatatcaataataaaccttttattttcttttcttttttgcaTTAGGTGATAAAGAAGGTAATTTAGTAGTTTCTGGTTGAGAAAATTCCATTGGCTCCACTTTGATATCATCCGTGACAACATCTAATAAATCTAGTCCTTGCAACTGTTCTTGTTCAAGACTGTGCAACATTTGAAATCCAGGTTCAAGGGATGGTGTGAAAGCACCATCTAAAGCTGCTGGGAAATGTAGTTCTGGCACCTCCTCAAGTTTAAGCTGGGGTGCAATGTCACCTATAGCTAATGCTTCACAgtgattttttaattcttcgcattgacttttaattttttcatgatATCTTACAACCCGGTTTTCATAAAAGTTATACAGGTTTCCAACATTTAATTCAGCAAAAACTTTAGATATTACATCTGGATAACCAGAATTAATTCCACTCGCCTCCCTATCGACAACAGTTCTCATCAATTTGCACATGTTTGTCATGTAAACATCTAAAGCATCTGCTACTGCATTTAAGGCTGTGTTAGTTGAAGAGGCAAAGCCGACATGGCCTATAGCAATAGCAGCACATTGTCGTAGTGCTCTTCTGTGGCTTTCTGGTGTAAATGGTAAAATAACAGGCCCTTTACCAAGAGAAAAGTCACAATATTCCTTTGGTAAAAAGTTAATTGGTGGTGTTGCTTCATGTTCTACTTTCAAATTCGGTTCTGGCGGAGTACTTGGTAAGCTCAAGGTGTCTAGTCGGGCCCCTTCATACACAGCATTCTCCGTGCGGTTTATTATTGCCGTTAATTGTCTTGCATACGCGTGAAGCTGTATAGTGTGCGTAATCAAATTTGGTTTTGGTAATTCTATCGGCGATGACTTTACTGTGATTGGTATTTCTGGTATGTTTTGCATTCCTAGCTCAATTATAGGATTAAAATTCACAGTTTGTAGTACTGTCTCATCATTTTCAGCGTCTTCAAATTCACCCCAAAGTTGTCTATTCGACATGATAACGGTTCTGAAGTATTAATGGTAACTTGGTAAGATAATTAAATccttagtatattattatctcATGATAATACAAATGGAAGTCATTTTCTTATGAATATGAAtcgtaataactttattatgtttatttttttttagacagTTTTAGATTTAGTTTATCCTTGTCAACTGTCAATTGTCATAATATAACCAATAGACAATACCAAGGTTGCCGATGCCTATTcacctaattccccaaaaatgttagcgaaattccccaaattgGGGGAAAGAAATGTCCCAATTCCCCACAAATTccccacacagaaataaaggaaataaatcatgtttttgtatgtttgttttcatttcCTAACAATAAAATCCGATTTTCGAGGTAAATTTCGTTAaatcatatcatcatcatcatcagactACTCTAATAATTGACTACAATTCAATTTTTGTACTAATTAAAAGACGGATAAACAATCAATTACTGATCGTTTTGGTATCAAACGCATAAGTATAAATTCCCCTCATTTTCCCCACACGTGAAAATCCCCACACTAATCACCAATCGACTTACGATTCCCCGCAATTCGGGGAATTCCCCACACATTGGCAACCCTggacaatacatacatactgtAACTGACATAACCTAACGTTTCAACTAAATTTTCATTGACAATGAGATATTAGACGCAGCAGCAGTTAgacgataaattttattttactattaataaaaaatatattaaaaatgccatatgctataaaataatttgtcatatacgcttttttaaatgaaacaatgaACAAATGAACTGAGACTTTATTGCAATAACAAAACGCTACTACCGACGATGTTGACGAATATAATCATGGTATCATAAAATTCATCATGTCCgtcatttcatataattaatatctacTGTATCTAATTATACTGtagtcattatataaaatatgttatcaagGGCATATCTCCctaaataataggttggggaaaaagtttcttcgtattttatatgaaaattcaaaaagttttttttatagtttatttacatttgactaaagtatgtaggtgccattttgttccataactttttgccatcttgttggtagtgacatgatcccattgctgtaaaaatgttggggcttctgatcgaaaaactgcgacaagtggttttggcagtcctctcgtgatgttaacctgacactgcctaaggaattctgcagagaccgaaacagatgaaaatctgaaggtgcaaggtcaggactatacggcggatgcattaatacctcccagccaaactctcgtaatttttgttgagtggctaaagatgtgtgaggtctagcgttgtcatggtgaaaaaccacaccccttctgttgatcaattctggccgatttcttgcttcaatctcatcaattgttcgcaatacagcggcttgaaaacgcttaaaccaaacttgcgctactctcactgcatttttaccttttttatagtaaaattttaaaatgtatcgaatttcttctttagattcactcattttaacaacaacaaaaacaaatgaaaatcacacaaattcctaatttgaatttggaagtgccttctttaaaattaaaactttttaatgataccaaaaatgtgttatattgacataattttggtaaaaaaaaaatagtcataaGATTTGCATGTTCCATTtataaattgagcaaaaggaTTTGTCTAACATTCAAAGATTGTGAAGTATTTCACGATACATCTTTTTGAGACGCATCACTAGGCATGTGGGAATACGcgtaagatttgtttatttacataggTACGTACTAACGGTCGTAaatgctttataatatatataattctgtaGACACAGAATCAAATATAGTGAAGTACGTCGTTGTATTTCACAATACATCTTATTAAGACGTATAACTAGACGCGTGGGAATACGCGtactgtttgtttatttgtgtacGTACGGTCGTAATTaacctatattaaaaatatattccttgTAATTCTtaaaaccttttatttatttcgctcGAAAGAGCACCGAAATATCCACAAAAAAGCGGCACCCACTTCGACCCTTCAAGGGATGTCACATGATCGCttactaccgtgacgtcccgATTCTTGGCCTGCCTATATCTCGGATATTTTTCACATGAGACAAAGCCCTGGCAAAGTTTACGGTGGGGATAGATGGGCTAATGATAGTGTCGATGTTCATAGGTATTATCATCGACTATCCGGGAAGCGTGAGGAAAATGTGTGAGCTAAACTGTTGCGTAAACACTTTCAACAAGCTTTTGATACAGTTGACTATTTAAATTCGTTTATGGatttcgaaattatttaatactattaaaaattgCATTATACATCAACATTTCAAACGacaccataaataaaaaaagcaatgaaATTTTTTGTAAGTTGTGTTATtcttataataagaaataacaatCAAAATGTTTCGGTAATCAATTATAAActagtcatttataaataagttaatttaaaagtgttaaggagaatactttttttctaaatatatgatacatttagatatcataaaaatataatacttgtcTAAAAGTATATGCCACATTTCATTCAATTCATGACAAAGACATGACATGAGATCCCGTCGTATACAAAATACGAAAAAAACCCTTCACGACGATTCCTAATTGTAATATTCGCTCGCAAAAAACACGCTTTTCAGTCATTCTGAACTAATAATGCACACGTTTGTTATAATTCTGCTGTTCGAATATAGCTACGCGATAGCTTATTTGTCTTTGCGAgaatacacaaaatattatttttgtttcttactatacataaaataactccaTTACTTTAACTTATGATttacgaaaaattaaatatgtcggTTAATGTATTATGGATATTATAAAAGGTAGCAAAAAGGTCGAGAGttaacctaaaataaaatatggtttTTACCAAAAAAACTCTGTATTTCAGGAAACTTTCCGACATACTcgtaatactattatataaatgatatccgTCAAATAACAATTAACGGTGTCGGATGTCGCAATTGTTAAAGGTCGCAATCATTATGCGTTAATTATTTTCATCTGTCGACTAAACGACTATTTGGAACGAGGCTGTTATATAACACCAGTGAAATTGTTCTGTATTTATGTAAGTTTGAATGTggcaccgatagccgagaaggtACGTGGAAGGCAGCTATCATGGTTTGGGCATGTTATGTGGAACATTTGTGAAGAAGATCTtgcatgaatgtggatggatatagaggaaggggacgaccaacgaaacgatggatggattgccTGAAAGAAGATATGGCTGGAAGGaatattacttgtgagatgacgtcagatagggtaGTATGAATGAAGAAGATATGCTGtacattgggataagagcaggaagatgatgatgatgatgatgatgctgaTGGTAGACTAAATGGTCAAATGCTATTATTTACTTCTAAACTAGACATACATTTCATCTGCTtctaataacaattattactttgattcttatttcttctttatattcttcgtaatgtaaaattatctgtattgctatttttttattaatcataactTATTTTGTGCAGTACAAGAGATAATAAAAGCCtcatcatttttaaaatcatcattataaaaatgtaccatactgtatatacaaatatttttaaagtttaccTTATAAACTAACTTATATATGGGgtttattcaaatacataaaatacaatgagatatattgtatattgaaaaataaataagccaAAATCCTCGTTTCGTCTTGTCTTGTGTAGCTCAGGTTCTACAACATCTACGACGTAGAGGCAATTACTATTTGAGTACTCTGTAATTTAATGAAGTcatcgattattatttattattcaaaaaaaaaaaaaaatcttataacttTTGGTaaattatttcagttaaaagtatatgtaatattaattgttttcaaaaactaatttaatctaattaattctataaatagcCGTTAGTAATAGATACACAAGACAAATTACAATCACTTGCATGTATATTGCTTTATTTGatacatgtatttaaataacataaaatattattaaaaataataaaaacatattgattAAAGATAAGACTAACAGAAAAATAACACAGGAAACTTAGTAcgttttatattagtttataaaCGTAAAAAGTGTTTAAGTAAAATACTAAGAAGGatccattatttttaatcaatacgAAGTCAGTGCAATGTAAGGAAACGTATAGATTGCTactcaatgtaaataataacatttcgtCACTCGAATGAACTACGAATACTACACGCGTAGGACGTACCACACGAGGGCTTTCATTCAGGACATGAAACGTCGCCGGAAGCCGAGTCGCAGATCAATCGTCCCCACCCCTCCTCTATCCCCCCACCCAGCCTCCACCGCAGGATCTGAGGATGTCCAGACGGAGTGGCTCATCTCAGTCGGCTCCCGGCGTTCCCAGAGCGTGCACGTGTCGCTCGAATAAACGCGGTCTCAGTTATGCTGTGATAGTTGAACGCGATACAGTGATACATAAGGTTCCCGCTCTTTATTTGCAACGGTGAGTCGTAAATAACTATTTGATGAAAATAATCTCAATACGAGACTTGTAACTTGTAGTTTCAGAATTCATTAtgccaataaataaaatcatatcaatcaatcaaatgaTACCCAATCTCAGCCGACTTA includes:
- the LOC124537511 gene encoding STAGA complex 65 subunit gamma-like — encoded protein: MSNRQLWGEFEDAENDETVLQTVNFNPIIELGMQNIPEIPITVKSSPIELPKPNLITHTIQLHAYARQLTAIINRTENAVYEGARLDTLSLPSTPPEPNLKVEHEATPPINFLPKEYCDFSLGKGPVILPFTPESHRRALRQCAAIAIGHVGFASSTNTALNAVADALDVYMTNMCKLMRTVVDREASGINSGYPDVISKVFAELNVGNLYNFYENRVVRYHEKIKSQCEELKNHCEALAIGDIAPQLKLEEVPELHFPAALDGAFTPSLEPGFQMLHSLEQEQLQGLDLLDVVTDDIKVEPMEFSQPETTKLPSLSPNAKKKRK